A stretch of Spirosoma oryzicola DNA encodes these proteins:
- a CDS encoding sigma-54-dependent transcriptional regulator, whose translation MAKLIIVDDEKSIRAALRDILEYEGYEVDEAKDGEEGLDMITRTNYDVALCDIRMPKMDGLELLMKAHEASKGTQFIMISAYGNVENAVEATKRGAFDFITKPPDLNRLLITVRNAIERSKLVQETKTLKKRIYKLNEIVGDSAPIRRVKETINRVAATEARVLITGPNGSGKEMVAKQIHEKGSRSAQPLVEVNCAAIPGELIETELFGHEKGAFTGATARRIGKFEQADGGTLFLDEIGDMSLSAQAKVLRALQENKITRVGGDKEIKVNVRVMAATNKDLRQEIANGNFREDLFHRLSVIVIHVPPLAERRSDVPLLTDKFLHDIATEYGSAPKELTPDAMTYLESLPWTGNVRELRNVIERLVIMCGDEITQEDVKAYA comes from the coding sequence ATGGCTAAGTTGATTATCGTCGATGACGAGAAGAGCATTCGGGCTGCTTTGCGCGATATTTTAGAATACGAAGGCTACGAAGTAGACGAAGCCAAAGACGGCGAAGAGGGCTTGGATATGATTACACGTACGAACTATGATGTAGCGTTGTGCGATATTCGTATGCCTAAAATGGACGGGCTGGAATTACTTATGAAAGCCCACGAAGCCAGTAAAGGCACTCAGTTCATCATGATTTCGGCCTACGGAAACGTAGAAAATGCGGTTGAAGCAACCAAGCGGGGGGCGTTTGACTTCATTACCAAACCACCCGATCTCAACCGTTTACTCATTACGGTTCGTAATGCCATCGAACGGTCCAAATTGGTACAGGAGACAAAAACGCTTAAAAAACGAATTTACAAACTCAATGAAATTGTTGGTGACTCGGCACCCATCCGGCGCGTCAAGGAAACAATCAATCGGGTAGCGGCAACCGAAGCCCGCGTACTTATTACCGGGCCGAATGGATCGGGTAAAGAGATGGTTGCCAAGCAAATTCACGAAAAAGGAAGCCGTTCGGCTCAGCCACTCGTTGAAGTGAACTGCGCAGCAATTCCCGGTGAACTGATCGAAACCGAACTCTTCGGACACGAAAAAGGTGCGTTTACCGGAGCGACTGCTCGGCGAATCGGTAAGTTCGAGCAGGCCGACGGGGGAACGCTTTTTCTCGATGAGATCGGCGATATGAGCCTGTCGGCGCAGGCGAAGGTGCTGCGGGCGTTGCAGGAAAACAAAATCACGCGCGTTGGCGGAGACAAAGAAATCAAAGTCAATGTACGCGTAATGGCAGCTACCAACAAAGATCTTCGGCAGGAGATTGCCAATGGTAACTTCCGCGAAGACTTATTTCACCGGTTGAGTGTGATCGTTATTCACGTACCGCCACTGGCCGAACGTCGTTCTGATGTTCCTTTGCTAACGGATAAGTTTCTGCACGACATTGCCACGGAATACGGCTCTGCGCCCAAAGAGCTTACGCCCGATGCCATGACTTATCTGGAGTCACTGCCCTGGACGGGTAACGTTCGCGAGTTGCGCAACGTCATTGAGCGGCTGGTGATCATGTGCGGTGATGAAATTACGCAGGAAGACGTAAAAGCATACGCTTAA